The DNA region GGCATTGCTTTGATTTGGCCAAGCCGGGGTACGTACATCTGCTGCCGCGCGCCGCCAAAACGACTAAATACGACGGGCGGCTGTTTGAAGCGCGCCGGCTTCTGCATGAGCGCGGTTATTTCGAACCGCTGATCTCCGCCCTTTGCGGCGAAATCGCCAACCGGCTGCCCGCCTTGGCTCCCGATAAACCTGTAATCATGGATGCGGGCTGCGGCGAAGGCTCCCATCTGTCCGCTATTTTGCACAAGCTAGGGACCGGACCGCTGGGCGCTCCCCTGGGAATCGGCATCGACATTTCCAAGGAAGGCATCCGCCTGGCAGCCAAACATGCCGCAGCAGACGTCCAAAACGGCCGTAAGGAGCGTCACGATATCCTATGGTGCGTTTCCGACTTGGCCCAAAACCCCTTTGCGGACGGGGGAATGCACGGCATTCTCAACCTGCTGTCGCCTTCCAATTACGCGGAGTTTAAACGTCTG from Paenibacillus macerans includes:
- a CDS encoding putative RNA methyltransferase, with translation MSANGKITAWQSLFAEYAHLFICPICSGRMAVDHLKSLICPQGHCFDLAKPGYVHLLPRAAKTTKYDGRLFEARRLLHERGYFEPLISALCGEIANRLPALAPDKPVIMDAGCGEGSHLSAILHKLGTGPLGAPLGIGIDISKEGIRLAAKHAAADVQNGRKERHDILWCVSDLAQNPFADGGMHGILNLLSPSNYAEFKRLLAPGGLLIKVVPETEYLQPLRARFYGDSAKKSYSNARTVERFAEHFELVLSRRIQYPVTLRHDEIRHLVAMTPLLWNLPADQAARVTRQPELTVMFDYRVLIGTNRCCD